Proteins found in one Gammaproteobacteria bacterium genomic segment:
- a CDS encoding mechanosensitive ion channel family protein: protein MQDLLEGIKNIIANDLIDTWIYEVFAVVLVVLILAFIARRVLTKLAGKTAATYNPWDDALVNAVRRPLRYTIIILGISYAAQIAGAQTDAEIFKYINPIRYTLITAMISWALISFVARLENATIKQKLQTGQQVDKTSIHAIGKLIRVAIFITTALVILQTLGFSVSGVLAFGGIGGIAIGFAAKDLLSNFFGGLMIYLDRPFTVGDWIRSPDRQIEGTVESIGWRLTVIRTFDKRPLYVPNSIFATIAVENPSRMSHRRIYETIGLRYDDVTQMNRIVEDVKAMLKAHEEIDQMQTMIVNFNAFNESSVDFFIYTFTKTTNWVHFHEVKQDVLLKISDIVVENGAEMAFPTTTMFLQQGQLDNNKG, encoded by the coding sequence ATGCAGGACTTATTAGAAGGTATAAAAAATATCATTGCAAATGACTTGATTGATACATGGATCTATGAAGTCTTTGCGGTTGTACTTGTTGTATTGATATTAGCATTTATTGCTAGAAGAGTACTCACGAAGTTGGCTGGTAAGACAGCAGCAACATACAATCCTTGGGATGATGCCTTGGTCAATGCTGTGCGTAGGCCGTTACGTTATACGATTATTATTTTGGGAATTTCTTATGCAGCTCAAATTGCAGGTGCACAAACTGATGCGGAAATTTTTAAATACATAAATCCAATCCGCTATACATTAATTACAGCGATGATATCGTGGGCGCTGATTTCATTTGTAGCAAGATTGGAAAATGCAACTATTAAGCAAAAACTTCAAACAGGACAGCAAGTAGATAAAACATCGATACATGCTATAGGAAAATTAATCAGAGTTGCAATTTTCATCACTACAGCATTAGTTATTTTGCAAACATTAGGTTTTAGTGTGTCAGGAGTTTTGGCGTTTGGCGGAATTGGTGGTATTGCTATAGGTTTTGCCGCTAAAGATTTATTGTCTAATTTCTTTGGTGGCTTAATGATTTATTTGGATCGCCCATTTACTGTAGGCGATTGGATTCGTTCTCCAGATAGACAAATTGAAGGTACTGTAGAGTCTATTGGATGGCGTCTCACTGTAATACGAACATTTGATAAGCGCCCTTTATATGTCCCAAATTCTATTTTTGCAACCATAGCAGTCGAAAACCCTTCACGTATGTCACATCGACGTATTTATGAAACCATCGGCTTGCGTTACGATGATGTCACTCAAATGAATCGCATTGTTGAAGATGTCAAAGCTATGCTTAAAGCGCATGAAGAAATAGATCAAATGCAAACTATGATTGTTAACTTTAATGCATTTAATGAATCATCTGTCGACTTCTTTATATACACATTTACTAAGACTACAAATTGGGTTCATTTTCATGAGGTTAAGCAAGATGTATTGTTGAAGATTTCGGATATTGTTGTAGAGAATGGGGCGGAAATGGCATTCCCCACTACCACAATGTTTTTGCAGCAAGGTCAGCTTGATAATAATAAAGGCTAA
- the mfd gene encoding transcription-repair coupling factor has product MNYLKASLPHNKQPIKYWGQLYGCARGLIINDAISQHDGLVVVLTADSLSSSITYNETKFFNQDQTEFLTFPEWETLPYDIFSPHEDIISDRITTLHKLPQLTHGVLVLPITTCMQRVAPKDFIAEISLHIKLGDVLGLDNLRTSLTATGYHHVSQVVTRGEFTVRGSIVDFFPMGSNHPYRLELFDDEVETIRTFDPEKQTSLKKLEEISLLPAHEFPSDEQAIKEFRRRYREKIEGDPNKSIIYKEVSNGNFPPGIEYYLPLFFDKVYTLFDYLPKNTLFILHENALENAEEFELELFSRYEQRRHDIERPILTPKEIYLSADETKKNIEQFLRVQLNSNKYQNTQDDIFTNYPSSTLPAINIDSRLEDPAMQLRQFIQSKDRSIVFAAESLGRREYVNETLRSLGIKPTIQENWHEFTNSSDSINLLVAPIDDSVDLPEHGVTIIAERQLFGNRVRQASKRKRTRDADAIVRNLNDLTEDAPVVHEDHGVGRYKGLQSLDIQGLETEFLTIEYMGGDKLYVPVANLHLVSRYTGADNESAPWHKLGSDLWSKVKQRAAEKARDVAAELLDVYARREAKQGIHYDITMHDYVTFSSSFAFEETPDQQTAIENVLDDMNSTKPMDRVVCGDVGFGKTEVAMRAAFIAVNNGKQVAVLVPTTLLAQQHYQTFLDRFAEWPIQIESLSRFNSTKKQKETIESLKNGKIDIVIGTHKLFNTEIKYKNLGLIIIDEEQRFGVRHKEKLKSLRAEADILTLTATPIPRTLNMSLSGLRDLSIIATPPNHRHAIKTFVSEWNDANIKEACIREIKRGGQIYFLHNEVKTIEKVTKELQELLPNASIRFAHGQMSERELEQVMLDFYHTRFSILVATTIIESGLDVPSANTIVINRADKLGLSQLHQLRGRVGRSHHRAYAYLITPNRKAMSADAIKRLDAIESLEELGVGFTLATHDLEIRGAGELLGEDQSGQIHEIGYTMYNELLSRAVQALKSGDLPQLDRPLDHGLEVDLGEPALLPNDYVPDVHMRLVLYKRIASAANEDELKELQTELIDRFGLLPKSAKNLILTTELKLFAGSLGINKIEAHEDGGRIIFDKNPKIDIDQLLLLLQRQSSVFKMSGSEKLLFTVNLTTIENRIEYVRNIINTIAFKEAA; this is encoded by the coding sequence GTGAATTACCTCAAAGCATCACTACCCCACAACAAGCAACCAATTAAATATTGGGGTCAACTGTATGGATGTGCACGTGGTTTAATAATTAATGATGCTATCAGCCAACATGATGGATTAGTTGTTGTATTGACCGCCGATTCTTTATCTAGCTCCATCACTTATAATGAAACAAAATTCTTCAACCAAGATCAAACAGAGTTCTTAACATTTCCAGAATGGGAAACTCTACCATATGATATTTTTTCCCCACATGAAGATATTATTTCTGACAGAATAACTACACTGCATAAATTGCCACAATTAACACATGGAGTATTAGTTTTACCTATCACTACGTGCATGCAGCGTGTCGCACCGAAAGATTTTATTGCCGAAATTTCTTTACATATAAAACTTGGCGATGTTCTAGGATTAGATAATTTACGCACATCTTTAACTGCTACAGGATACCATCACGTCTCACAAGTGGTTACTCGCGGTGAGTTTACAGTGCGTGGATCCATCGTTGATTTCTTCCCGATGGGATCCAATCACCCATATCGTTTGGAATTATTTGATGACGAAGTCGAGACAATTCGCACTTTTGATCCAGAGAAACAAACTTCGTTAAAAAAGTTAGAAGAAATAAGTTTATTACCCGCCCATGAATTTCCAAGTGACGAGCAAGCAATTAAGGAATTCCGTCGTCGTTATCGAGAAAAAATTGAAGGCGACCCTAATAAAAGTATAATTTATAAAGAAGTCAGTAATGGAAATTTCCCTCCCGGAATAGAATATTACTTACCTCTATTTTTCGATAAGGTATATACACTATTTGATTACTTACCGAAAAATACATTATTTATCTTGCATGAAAATGCATTAGAGAATGCAGAAGAATTTGAATTGGAATTATTCAGCCGTTATGAGCAACGCCGTCATGATATAGAACGCCCTATTCTCACTCCCAAAGAAATATATCTTTCAGCAGACGAGACCAAAAAAAATATTGAACAGTTTTTGCGTGTACAGTTAAACAGCAATAAATATCAAAATACCCAAGATGATATTTTTACGAATTATCCAAGTTCAACACTACCTGCAATTAATATAGATTCACGTCTGGAAGACCCCGCGATGCAATTACGTCAATTTATTCAATCTAAAGATAGAAGCATCGTTTTCGCAGCAGAATCATTAGGTCGCCGTGAGTATGTTAATGAAACGTTGCGCAGCCTGGGCATCAAGCCTACTATCCAGGAAAACTGGCATGAATTCACCAACAGCAGTGATTCAATCAATTTATTAGTTGCCCCTATAGATGACTCTGTAGATTTACCTGAACATGGCGTGACAATAATTGCTGAACGCCAATTATTTGGTAATCGTGTTAGACAAGCTAGCAAGCGAAAAAGGACACGTGATGCCGATGCTATTGTTCGCAACTTAAATGACCTTACCGAGGATGCTCCAGTTGTCCATGAAGATCACGGTGTTGGACGTTATAAAGGATTACAATCGCTAGACATTCAAGGCTTAGAAACTGAGTTCCTAACAATAGAATACATGGGCGGTGACAAGCTCTATGTACCTGTTGCTAACTTACACCTAGTAAGCCGTTACACAGGTGCTGATAATGAAAGCGCGCCATGGCATAAATTAGGTTCAGATTTATGGTCTAAAGTAAAACAAAGAGCAGCAGAAAAAGCGCGCGATGTTGCTGCTGAGCTTTTAGATGTCTACGCACGCCGAGAAGCTAAACAAGGTATCCACTACGATATCACAATGCATGACTATGTAACTTTTTCATCTAGTTTTGCATTTGAAGAAACACCAGATCAACAAACAGCCATTGAAAACGTCTTAGATGATATGAATTCTACAAAACCAATGGATCGAGTTGTATGTGGAGATGTTGGCTTTGGAAAAACAGAAGTTGCTATGCGAGCTGCGTTCATTGCGGTTAACAATGGAAAACAAGTTGCAGTATTAGTACCAACCACTCTTCTAGCTCAACAACACTACCAAACATTTCTAGATAGGTTCGCTGAGTGGCCAATTCAAATTGAGTCATTATCTAGATTCAATTCAACAAAAAAACAAAAAGAGACCATTGAGTCATTGAAAAATGGAAAAATTGATATTGTAATTGGCACCCATAAACTTTTTAACACAGAAATAAAATATAAAAATCTTGGTCTTATTATCATAGATGAAGAACAACGCTTTGGGGTACGCCATAAAGAGAAGTTAAAATCATTACGCGCCGAAGCTGATATATTAACGCTAACTGCTACCCCTATTCCACGCACATTAAATATGTCCTTAAGTGGATTAAGAGATTTATCAATTATTGCTACACCACCTAATCATCGCCATGCGATTAAAACATTTGTCTCTGAATGGAATGATGCAAACATTAAAGAAGCCTGTATACGTGAAATCAAACGAGGCGGACAGATTTACTTCTTACACAATGAAGTAAAAACCATAGAAAAGGTCACCAAAGAATTACAAGAATTACTACCCAATGCTTCAATTCGATTTGCTCATGGTCAAATGTCGGAACGTGAACTTGAACAGGTAATGCTAGATTTTTACCACACCCGCTTCAGCATATTGGTTGCTACTACTATTATCGAAAGTGGGTTAGATGTTCCTAGCGCTAATACAATTGTAATTAACCGGGCAGATAAACTTGGTTTATCACAACTACATCAGTTACGTGGTCGTGTCGGCCGGTCACACCATCGTGCCTATGCTTATTTAATTACGCCTAATAGAAAGGCAATGTCTGCAGACGCAATCAAACGTTTAGATGCGATTGAGTCACTTGAAGAGCTTGGAGTTGGATTTACTCTCGCTACGCATGATTTAGAAATTCGCGGTGCTGGTGAGTTATTAGGCGAAGACCAAAGTGGGCAAATTCATGAGATTGGTTACACCATGTACAATGAGTTACTTTCGCGTGCGGTACAGGCTCTAAAATCTGGTGATTTACCACAACTTGATCGTCCGTTAGATCATGGCTTAGAAGTCGATTTAGGTGAGCCAGCCCTTTTACCTAATGATTACGTTCCTGATGTGCATATGCGCTTAGTATTATATAAACGTATTGCTAGTGCTGCTAACGAGGATGAATTAAAAGAATTGCAAACAGAGCTTATTGACCGCTTTGGCTTGCTTCCAAAATCAGCCAAAAATCTTATATTAACTACGGAACTTAAACTATTTGCTGGTAGTCTGGGTATAAACAAGATTGAAGCACATGAGGATGGTGGTCGAATCATATTCGACAAAAACCCAAAAATAGATATTGATCAGCTATTATTGCTCCTACAAAGACAATCATCTGTATTTAAAATGTCGGGTAGTGAAAAATTACTATTTACAGTAAATCTGACAACTATAGAAAATAGAATCGAATATGTTCGCAACATTATTAATACAATTGCATTCAAGGAAGCCGCATGA
- a CDS encoding NapC/NirT family cytochrome c, with protein MSDDSNSPVNKPVKLLRWIGFLFAVALGVVFAIGSSTALETTNTEEFCTSCHSMQWVKQEWMESYHYKNASGVRAGCPDCHVPHSLGPKLYAKVMAAKDVWGEIMGTIDSEEKFEQHRWKMANRVWAKMEATDSRECRSCHSFESMDPSEQEKQSRKKHKRAQKQGKTCIDCHKGVAHKEPSEPDA; from the coding sequence ATGTCAGATGATTCTAATAGCCCAGTTAATAAACCAGTAAAGCTCTTACGTTGGATAGGATTTTTGTTTGCAGTAGCACTGGGAGTAGTTTTTGCCATCGGCTCGTCAACAGCCCTTGAAACTACTAATACAGAAGAATTTTGTACTTCATGCCATTCTATGCAGTGGGTAAAACAAGAATGGATGGAGTCATATCACTATAAAAATGCCTCTGGCGTTCGAGCGGGATGCCCAGACTGCCACGTACCACATTCTCTAGGACCTAAACTTTATGCGAAAGTGATGGCAGCTAAAGATGTATGGGGCGAGATAATGGGCACCATTGATAGCGAGGAGAAATTTGAGCAACATCGTTGGAAAATGGCCAATCGAGTATGGGCAAAAATGGAAGCAACAGATTCACGCGAATGTCGCTCGTGCCATTCATTTGAATCTATGGACCCTTCAGAGCAAGAGAAACAGTCTCGCAAGAAGCATAAAAGAGCACAAAAACAAGGCAAAACTTGTATAGATTGTCATAAAGGCGTTGCACATAAAGAGCCTAGTGAACCAGATGCATAA
- a CDS encoding hypoxanthine-guanine phosphoribosyltransferase: MAILSFQQLQEVKENSDLVFSASQIKAAVEKMGLELESKIHNKNAILICVMNGGIIITSDLLRSMDCDLRLDYLQVARYRDKTVGGSLHWLKEPQLSLENQTVVLVDDIYDEGYTMEELVSYCKKHGASEVITAVLLLKKKITPQVDLKPDIFGLEVNDRYVYGYGMDYKGCLRNVPAIYAISE, translated from the coding sequence ATGGCGATTCTGTCCTTCCAACAACTGCAAGAAGTTAAAGAAAATTCTGATTTAGTTTTTAGTGCTAGTCAAATTAAGGCAGCAGTAGAAAAGATGGGATTGGAGTTAGAGTCGAAAATACATAACAAAAATGCAATTCTTATTTGTGTCATGAATGGTGGCATCATCATAACATCTGATTTGCTGCGGAGTATGGATTGTGATCTGCGCCTAGATTATCTGCAGGTGGCTCGCTATCGTGATAAAACAGTGGGTGGTAGTTTGCATTGGTTGAAAGAACCACAGTTATCATTAGAAAATCAAACCGTGGTATTAGTTGATGATATATATGATGAAGGTTATACCATGGAGGAACTTGTTTCATATTGTAAAAAGCATGGTGCTAGTGAAGTAATTACAGCAGTGTTATTGCTAAAGAAAAAAATAACTCCCCAAGTTGATCTTAAGCCTGATATTTTTGGCTTAGAAGTGAATGATAGATATGTATATGGATATGGGATGGATTATAAAGGCTGCTTGCGTAATGTACCCGCTATCTATGCAATCTCAGAATAA
- a CDS encoding FCSD flavin-binding domain-containing protein: MKKLNRRDFIKLGGGSIVAGTAGISIPNIAVGATKKVVVIGGGAGGAIAAKYIRKADSSIDVTLIETNKDYHTCFMSNEVIGGGRKIETIRHTYEGLNKHGINVVHSKATDVDIDGKMVKTESGDSFAYDRLVVSPGISFKWGAVEGYDEAASEIMPHAWKAGGQTTLLRKQIESMKDGGVVIIAPPANPFRCPPGPYERVCQVAHYLKHNKPKSKILVLDAKDKFSKQGLFTQGWKARYDGMIDWIPAADTGGGITSVDPSSMTVSTDFDEYKADVVNLIPPQSAGTIAITAGLTNDSGWCPVDLGTFESTIHAGVHVIGDASIATGMPKSGYAANSQAKVCAAAIVASLNDHDMADPSYVNTCYSLVAPDYGISVAAVYRLAEDRSKIAKVAGGLTPSDASADALQREVQYAYSWYDNIVADMFA, encoded by the coding sequence ATGAAAAAGTTAAATCGTAGAGATTTTATTAAATTAGGCGGTGGTTCCATAGTTGCTGGAACTGCAGGCATTAGTATTCCAAATATAGCCGTTGGCGCAACTAAAAAAGTTGTTGTTATTGGTGGTGGTGCTGGTGGCGCAATTGCTGCTAAGTACATAAGGAAAGCTGACAGTTCAATTGATGTCACACTGATAGAAACCAACAAGGATTACCATACTTGCTTCATGAGTAATGAAGTAATCGGCGGTGGCAGAAAAATTGAAACAATCCGTCATACTTATGAAGGTCTGAACAAACATGGCATTAATGTCGTCCATAGCAAAGCAACTGATGTAGATATTGATGGCAAGATGGTTAAAACTGAGAGTGGAGATTCATTCGCCTATGACCGCTTAGTTGTATCTCCTGGAATCTCATTCAAATGGGGCGCAGTTGAAGGTTACGACGAAGCCGCTTCAGAAATTATGCCACATGCATGGAAAGCTGGTGGTCAAACTACACTACTTCGCAAGCAGATAGAATCAATGAAAGATGGTGGAGTAGTGATAATTGCTCCCCCAGCTAATCCTTTCCGTTGTCCTCCTGGTCCATATGAGCGTGTTTGCCAGGTTGCGCATTACTTAAAACACAATAAACCCAAATCCAAGATTTTAGTGTTAGATGCTAAAGACAAATTCTCAAAACAAGGTTTATTCACTCAAGGTTGGAAAGCTCGCTACGATGGCATGATAGACTGGATACCTGCAGCAGATACTGGCGGCGGTATTACTTCTGTTGATCCAAGCAGCATGACCGTATCGACCGACTTTGATGAATATAAAGCTGATGTTGTTAACTTAATTCCCCCTCAATCTGCAGGCACTATTGCAATTACGGCAGGGTTAACAAATGATTCTGGTTGGTGCCCTGTTGATTTAGGCACATTCGAGTCCACAATTCATGCTGGTGTACATGTAATTGGTGATGCAAGCATTGCGACTGGCATGCCTAAATCTGGCTATGCTGCTAACTCACAAGCTAAAGTATGTGCTGCAGCCATTGTTGCTTCACTAAATGATCATGATATGGCTGACCCTTCATATGTAAATACTTGCTACAGCTTAGTGGCTCCAGATTACGGTATTTCGGTAGCAGCTGTTTATAGACTTGCAGAAGATCGCTCAAAGATAGCTAAAGTAGCTGGCGGCCTAACACCAAGCGATGCAAGTGCTGATGCATTACAACGCGAAGTGCAATATGCATACAGTTGGTACGATAACATCGTTGCTGATATGTTTGCCTAA
- a CDS encoding S-methyl-5'-thioinosine phosphorylase: MQDIAIIGGTGLASFPGLKIIRKEVVRTPFGAPSGPITFGDYCGKQIIFLPRHGSRHTIPPHMVNYRANIWALHDKNVKHIVAVAAVGGIHADINPTRIVIPEQIIDYTYGRSHTYFEKDLSQVMHIDFSNPYDSVLRENLIKAAKLANVDVFKGGVYGATQGPRLETAAEVNKLERDGCDVVGMTGMPEAALARELEMGYAHCAMSVNWAAGRSEELITLESIRECTEVGMEKVRTLLAKLMEII, from the coding sequence ATGCAAGACATAGCTATCATTGGTGGAACAGGGCTGGCATCATTTCCGGGATTGAAAATTATCCGTAAAGAAGTGGTGCGTACGCCTTTTGGCGCACCTTCTGGGCCGATAACTTTTGGTGATTATTGTGGTAAGCAGATAATATTTTTGCCTAGACATGGTTCACGCCACACTATACCCCCTCATATGGTGAATTATCGCGCGAATATATGGGCATTACATGATAAAAACGTTAAGCATATTGTTGCGGTGGCTGCTGTCGGCGGTATTCATGCTGATATAAATCCAACTAGAATAGTGATTCCTGAGCAGATTATTGACTACACTTACGGACGTTCACATACATACTTTGAAAAAGACCTAAGCCAAGTTATGCATATAGATTTTTCAAATCCCTACGATTCTGTATTACGCGAAAACTTAATTAAAGCCGCGAAATTAGCTAATGTGGATGTGTTTAAAGGTGGTGTTTACGGAGCTACGCAAGGGCCGCGTTTAGAAACTGCAGCTGAAGTGAATAAATTAGAACGTGATGGTTGTGATGTTGTTGGTATGACCGGTATGCCAGAAGCTGCATTAGCCAGAGAATTAGAAATGGGTTATGCGCATTGCGCGATGTCTGTTAACTGGGCTGCAGGACGTAGCGAAGAATTGATAACGCTAGAGTCAATTCGTGAATGTACTGAAGTGGGTATGGAAAAAGTCCGTACCTTATTAGCTAAATTAATGGAAATTATTTAG
- a CDS encoding c-type cytochrome, protein MQITTRLTALLLAGALHSSYVIADHSSTSMLTDTCVACHGEEGNSVGPAIPNLAGMSPNYLMGAMLAYKYDDDDDKLDSVIESDADFEDVEAFPRYSTIMGRLAKGYTEEEIKQIAEHFSNESPIRASQSFDSANASAGKKLHDKYCEKCHEDEGRLADDDTGVLAGQWKSYFLYSMKDFANGDRAMPKKMKNKLEEMAETDGEEAIEKLADYYSSITD, encoded by the coding sequence ATGCAAATAACAACAAGATTAACCGCTTTGTTGCTGGCAGGAGCATTACATAGTAGTTACGTAATTGCCGATCATAGCTCAACAAGCATGCTTACAGACACGTGTGTAGCCTGTCATGGTGAAGAAGGTAATAGTGTGGGCCCTGCTATTCCAAATCTCGCAGGTATGTCTCCTAATTACTTAATGGGGGCGATGTTGGCTTATAAATATGATGACGATGATGACAAATTAGATTCTGTTATAGAGTCAGATGCTGACTTTGAAGATGTTGAAGCTTTCCCCCGTTATTCAACTATTATGGGGCGCCTCGCTAAAGGATACACTGAAGAAGAAATCAAACAGATTGCAGAACATTTCAGCAATGAATCTCCGATACGAGCGTCACAATCTTTTGACTCGGCCAACGCAAGTGCTGGTAAAAAACTACATGACAAATACTGTGAAAAGTGCCACGAAGATGAAGGTCGCTTAGCAGATGACGACACTGGCGTACTAGCAGGGCAATGGAAATCATACTTCTTATATTCAATGAAAGATTTTGCCAATGGCGACCGTGCTATGCCGAAAAAAATGAAAAATAAGCTAGAAGAAATGGCTGAAACCGATGGAGAAGAAGCTATTGAAAAACTGGCAGATTACTACTCAAGCATTACAGACTAA
- a CDS encoding CsiV family protein: MKFKTLLVCTTLAITSLSASFLCAKDYAIEVILFTNKNGIQQSAEQFNFNHVIPVPTNGLDLTTVDSDSAWRPIPEDDYILNDVATKLNRSSNYRILKHLAWRQPAVEKKDSQPISIQAGRDFTQQYPEHAYRQIEFSDTSRNNTENSKVIELDGTINIVITRYIHLYTDLVYRLPRTIPNEISDALDRNHALVDYSVKSHRRMRSRELHYIDHPFVGIIVEATPIDEDQ, translated from the coding sequence ATGAAATTTAAAACACTATTAGTCTGTACCACCTTGGCGATTACTAGTTTATCTGCTTCGTTTCTATGTGCAAAAGATTATGCTATTGAAGTGATTTTATTTACCAATAAAAATGGAATTCAACAAAGCGCTGAGCAATTTAACTTCAATCATGTTATTCCTGTGCCTACAAATGGATTAGATTTAACTACTGTAGATTCTGATTCAGCTTGGCGACCAATTCCAGAAGATGATTACATCCTTAATGACGTCGCTACTAAACTAAATCGTTCTAGTAACTATCGCATCCTCAAACATCTTGCTTGGCGGCAACCAGCAGTAGAAAAAAAAGATTCACAACCCATTTCAATACAAGCTGGGCGAGATTTCACACAACAATATCCCGAGCACGCTTACCGTCAAATTGAGTTTAGCGATACCTCAAGAAATAACACAGAAAACTCAAAAGTCATTGAACTTGATGGAACAATTAATATTGTCATCACACGATACATACATTTATATACCGACCTTGTTTACCGATTACCAAGAACAATTCCAAATGAAATAAGCGATGCTCTTGATAGAAACCATGCATTAGTGGACTACTCTGTGAAATCTCATCGTCGCATGCGTAGTCGCGAGCTACATTATATAGATCATCCTTTTGTTGGCATTATAGTTGAAGCAACTCCAATAGATGAAGACCAGTAA
- the nagZ gene encoding beta-N-acetylhexosaminidase yields MSNGPLMIDLQGTEISPQERQWLSHSAVGGVILFTRNYQDKEQLTSLVSDLHSIKKPKLLIAVDQEGGRVQRFREGFTAFPPMRCLGEVYDKDPKGGLLLSESLACKLATELREIGIDFTFAPILDLDTGESLVIGDRAFHHDIDAVSALASKFMLGLRKGGMESVGKHFPGHGTVIADSHFECPVDYRYENDLQLADMVPFQRLVDHGIAGIMSAHVVYEHVDKNPASFSKYWLTRVLRDRLKFEGVIFSDDLSMKGAHVIGDIQVRLQAALDAGSDMVLICNSPGDIPPALDHLDNYNNPSSQLRLARFHGKTPEPLTNAQQASLDEFIAAYQTNKSMSLNL; encoded by the coding sequence ATGAGCAATGGTCCGTTAATGATAGATCTTCAGGGGACTGAAATTAGTCCTCAAGAACGGCAATGGCTATCCCATTCTGCTGTTGGAGGAGTAATTCTGTTTACTAGGAATTATCAAGATAAAGAGCAACTAACATCATTAGTGAGTGATCTTCACTCAATAAAGAAGCCTAAGTTATTAATTGCGGTAGATCAGGAAGGAGGACGCGTACAGCGATTTCGTGAAGGATTTACTGCGTTTCCACCAATGAGATGTTTAGGTGAGGTCTACGATAAAGATCCAAAAGGAGGTTTACTATTAAGTGAAAGTCTAGCATGTAAGTTAGCTACTGAACTACGTGAAATCGGGATTGATTTTACATTTGCACCAATATTGGATCTAGATACCGGAGAAAGCTTGGTAATAGGTGACCGGGCATTTCATCACGATATTGATGCTGTCAGTGCTTTGGCAAGTAAATTCATGTTGGGCCTGCGTAAAGGTGGTATGGAATCGGTGGGTAAACACTTTCCTGGTCATGGTACCGTCATTGCGGACTCACACTTCGAATGTCCTGTCGATTATCGTTATGAAAATGATCTGCAATTGGCAGATATGGTTCCATTTCAACGTTTAGTTGATCATGGGATAGCCGGAATAATGTCTGCACATGTGGTGTATGAGCATGTGGACAAGAATCCTGCAAGTTTTTCAAAATATTGGTTAACTCGTGTACTTCGAGATCGACTAAAATTTGAAGGCGTTATTTTCAGTGATGACTTGTCTATGAAAGGAGCTCATGTAATCGGTGACATCCAAGTACGTTTGCAAGCTGCTTTAGATGCTGGTTCGGATATGGTATTGATTTGCAATAGCCCTGGAGATATTCCTCCTGCGCTTGATCATCTCGATAATTACAATAATCCTAGTTCCCAATTACGTTTGGCTCGCTTTCATGGTAAAACACCTGAGCCGTTGACTAATGCGCAGCAAGCATCACTTGATGAGTTTATTGCTGCATATCAAACCAACAAAAGTATGTCTTTAAATTTATAG